GTACGTGTTCATCGTTGCGCAGCCGCTCCTCGGCATCATGACGCTGAACTTCGGCGGCAAGCCCGTGACGCTCGCCTGGATCGACTGGTCGTTCACGCTGTTCGGCCCGAATCCGGGCCTGCGCCCGGCGATCAAGGACGCGCACGAGGTGATCGGCAACGTGTTCTATTACGTGATCGGCCTGCATGCGCTCGCCGCGCTCTGGCATCACTTCGTGAAGCGCGACGCGACGCTGCGCCGGATGACGTTCTGACGGCGTGTCGCGACGCCGCGCCGCGCATCGTTGCGCATGCAACGACGCATGTGCGCGGGCGGCGCGGTCGCGACCGTTTCACGCTATTCAAGCCCGCGAACATTCTGTAACATTCGGGCGGCATTACATTCCCTTTACGCCATCCCGCGCCATGCCCAACCGATTCCGCAAACTGACTGCCTGGCTGGGCATGCTTGCGATCTGGTTGGCGATCGTCGCGCCGCTCGTCTCGCAGGCGAGCGCGCGGCCCGCCGCGCCGTCCGACGCGGTGATCTGCGGCGACGGGCACCACGCCCAGCCGGCCGAAGCCGGCGCCGCGCACGGCGCTCCCGCACCCGGCGCGGCCGCGCACCACGCACTGCATCTCGACGCCTGCGGCTACTGTGCGTTCTTTGCGCACAGCCCGGCGATCGGCACGGCCGCGCCGGCTGCCTTCGCCGTGCACGCGGCGGCCGTTGCGCCGTCCATCGCGCCCCGCGCCGCCGCGCCTTCGCTCGCACGCTACAACCGCGCCTATCCGCGGGCCCCGCCGAAAGACGCCTGAACGCCTGACTTCATTCCCGTTCACGTAGTCCCCGCATCCGTTCGATCTGCCGATCGCGCGGCGGGGCGTCTTTCGAGTTTCGATTCATGACATCCAAGTTCCTGCGTCACGCGCATGCCGCGCGTGCGGACCGCGCGCGCCGTCGCCGTCGTGCGATCAGCCTGACCGTCCCCGCGCTCGCGGCGGGCGCCTTCAATCTCGCGCCGGCCGTCGCGCAGACGGCCGACGCCGCGCATCTTCACGACGCCGCCGGCATGACGGCCGGCACGACGGCGGACGCGCCCGTGCTGCCGACGATCGAAGTCGTCGCGGCGCCCGAATCGACGCCGCTCGTCGTCGTCACCGATCCGAAAGCGCCGCGCCAGCCGCTGCCCGCGAGCGACGGCGCCGATTATCTGAAGACGATTCCCGGCTTCGCGTCGATCCGCAGCGGCGGCACGAACGGCGACCCGGTGCTGCGCGGGATGTTCGGCTCGCGCCTGAACATCGTCGCGAACGGCATGCCGACGCTCGGCGCGTGCCCCGGCCGGATGGACGCGCCGACGTCGTACATCGCGCCCGAGAGCTACGACAAGGTGACGGTCGTCAAGGGACCGCAGACGGTGCTGTACGGGCCGGGCGCATCGGCGGGCACGGTGCTGTTCGAGCGCGTGACGCCGCGCTTCAAGGCGAACGGCATGCGTTTCGACGGCAGCGTCGTCGGCGGCTCGTTCGGGCGCAACGATCAGAACGTCGACGTGACCGCCGGCACGCCGGACTTCTACGGCCGCGTGACCGCGAACCATGCGCATTCGCAGGACTACGAGGACGGCAACGGCCGCACGGTGCCGTCGCAGTGGGACAAGTGGAATGCGGACGCGGCGCTCGGCTGGACGCCCGACGACAACACGCGGCTCGAGCTGACGGCGGGCACGGGCGACGGCTACGCGCGCTACGCGGGCCGCGGGATGGACGGCGCGCATTTCCGGCGCGAGACGTTCGGCCTGAAGTTCGACAAGAAGCACATCGGCGACGTGCTCGACCGGATCGAGGCGCAGGTCTTCTACAACGAAGCCGATCACGTGATGGACAACTACACGCTGCGGATGCCCGATCCGACGAGCAGCATGCCGATGCGCATGGCGTCCGAAGTGCGGCGCCGCACGCTCGGCGCGCGCGTCGCGGCGACGCTGCGCTTCACCGATGCGTTCAAGCTCGTGACGGGCGTCGACGCGCAGTCGAACCGTCTCGATTCGCGCTCGGCGATGGGGATGCAGAACTACGGCGACAAGCCGTGGAATCCGCAGGCGAACATGTGGAACGCGGGCGCGTTCGGCGAGCTGACCTGGTACGCGAGCGACGTGTCGCGCGTGATCGGCGGCGCGCGGATCGATTACGCGGCGGCGCGCGACAAGCGTGCGACGACGGGCGGCATGATGAGCATGCGCAACCCGACCTTCGACGATCTTCGCTCGCGCGTGCTGCCGAGCGGCTTCGTCCGCTACGAGCGCGATCTCGCGTCGCTGCCCGTCACCTGGTACGCGGGCATCGGTCATGCGGAGCGCTTTCCCGATTATTGGGAACTGTTCTCGGCGAAGCGCGGCCCGAGCGGCTCGGTGAACGCGTTCTCGGCGACCGAGCCGGAGAAGACGACGCAGCTCGACATCGGCGCGCAGTACAAGAGCGACAAGCTCGATGCGTGGGTGTCCGCCTACGCGGGCTACGTGCAGGACTTCATCCTGTTCGACTACGCGACGGGCCCGATGGGGCAGACGACGCAGGCGACGAACGTCAACGCGCAGATCATGGGCGGCGAACTCGGCGCGTCGTGGCGCCCGCTCGCGCCGTGGCGCTTCGACGCGTCGCTCGCGTATGCGTGGGGACGCAACGTGCAAAGCGGCGCGCCGCTGCCGCAAATGCCGCCGCTCGAAGCGCGCTTCGGCGTCGAATACTCGCGCGGGCCGTGGTCGGCGGGCGGCCTGTGGCGCGTCGTTGCGCCGCAGCATCGCTATGCATTGAACGAAGGCAACGTGGTCGGCAAGGACTTCGGTCCGAGCGCCGGTTTCGGCGTGCTGTCGCTGCATGCGCAGTACAACGTGAGCAAGGCGGTGCAGATCTCGGTCGGCATCGACAACGTGCTCGACAAGGCTTATGCGGAGCACCTGAACCTCGCGGGCAACGCCGGTTTCGGCTACCCGGCGAACCTGCCCGTCACGGAGCCCGGCCGCACCGCCTGGATCCGCTTGAGCACCAAACTCTGATCCCCCGCTGATCCCTCCTTTCCGCCTGCATCGCAATGCAGCATCCGCGATGCAGGCGGCGCACCCGCTTATCCGTGCCGCCCGCGTCAATCGATTAGAGAGCCGTGTCTAACCGACGGCAAATTTTCGTTAGGCATGCTTCACTCCGTCTGCCGATGCAACGGGCATTCGTTTAAATCGTCAAAGAACGTCATCGCGCCCTATGCAATGTCGTTGGGCCGTGCAACTGTGTCGGCGTGCAGGCTGCGTATTCGGACGGCGCGAAACGTAGTCATGCGAACAGAAGCAATACTCCCATCCGATACGATTCGAACAACAGGAGACGTACATGGCCAGATCGATGCGATCCAAAGCAGTGGCGGCTGCGGTCGCGTTCGCGATGAGCGCGGCGCCCGCCGCGAGCGTCGGGACCTTCCTCTCGCTTGCCGGCACACAATCCGCTGTCGCGGCGACGACCGCCGTCGACGACTACGCGGCGACCAAGTATCCGATCATCCTCGTGCACGGCCTGACCGGCACCGACAAATACGCGAACGTCCTCGAGTACTGGTACGGCATCACCGAGGATCTGCAGGCGCACGGCGCGACGGTCTACGTCGCGAACCTGTCCGGCTTCCAGAGCGACGACGGGCCGAACGGCCGCGGCGAACAGCTGCTCGCATACGTGCAGCAGGTGCTCGCCGCGACGGGCGCGTCGAAGGTGAACCTGATCGGACACAGCCAGGGCGGGCTCACGTCGCGCTACGTCGCGGCCGTCGCGCCGCAGCTCGTCGCGTCGGTGACGACCATCGGCACGCCGCATCGCGGCTCGGAGTTCGCGGACTTCGTGCAGACCGTGCTGGCGTACGATCCGACCGGCCTGTCGTCGACGGTGATCGCCGCGTTCGTCAATGTGTTCGGCATCCTGACGAGCAGCAACAACAACACGAATCAGGACGCGCTCGCCGCGCTGAAGACGCTCACGACGTCGCAGACCGCGACCTACAACCAGAATTATCCGAGCGCGGGGCTCGGCGCACCGGGCTCGTGCCAGACGGGCGCGCCGACCGAGACGGTCGGCGGCAGCACGCATCTGCTGTATTCGTGGGGCGGCACGGCGATCCAGCCGACGCTGTCGATTCTCGGCGTGACGGGCGCGGTCGATACGAGCACGATCCCGGTCGTCGATCCGGCGAACGCGCTCGATCCGTCGACGCTCGCGATGCTCGGCTCCGGCACCGTGATGATCAATCGCGGCTCCGGTGCGAACGACGGGCTCGTGTCGCGTTGCAGCTCGCTGTACGGCCAGGTGCTCAGCACGAGCTACAAGTGGAATCACCTCGACGAGATCAACCAGCTGCTCGGCGTGCGCGGCGCGTATGCGGAGGACCCGGTCGCGGTGATCCGCACGCATGCGAACCGGCTGAAGACGCAGGGTGTGTGATCGATGACGGGTGAAGGCGGCATCGCGCGACGCGTCGCGCTTTATGGCGTGGCCGGCGTCGTCGCGGCCGGTGCGGTCTGGTATGTCGTCGGCGCGCCGGCGAAGCACGACGCCGGCGCGTCCGGCGTCGCGCCTGTCGTCGCGTCGTCGGCGCCCGCCGCCGCGGCGGCGAGCGCCGATGCGGGTTCGGGAGCCGGCGCGCTGCCCGCGTCGCTCGCGGGCTCGTCGGCGCCGCGGTTGCCGCTCGACGCGCGCGGCCATCTCGCGAAGGCGCGCGCGGTGCGCGATTTTTTTGACTATTGGCTGAGCGCGCAGAACGAGCTGAGCGCCGCGGCGCTCGATGCGCTCGTTTCGCGCGAGATCGCCGCGCAGCTCGACGGCACGATCGCGCAGGGCGAGGCGCTCGACGTCTGGAAACGCTACCGCGCGTATCTCGACCAGCTCGCGAAGCTGCCGGACGGCGGCGCGCCCGGCAACAAGTTCGACCTCGCGACGCTGCAGCTTGCGCTCGATCAGCGCGAGTCGATCGCGAGCCGCACGCTCGGCGACTGGAGCGCGCCGTTCTTCGGCGACGAGCAGCAGCGGCAGCGCTACGATCTCGCGCGGCTGAAGATCATGCGGGATGCCTCGCTGACGGATGCGCAGAAGGCCGCGCGCCTTGCCGCGCTCGAGCAGCAGTTGCCGCTCGATCAGCGCGCCGAACAGGCGCGCGAGAAGCAGCAGAACGATGCGGTCGCGCGGATCGCGCAATTGCAGAAGTCGGGGGCGTCGCCCGACGAGATGCGTGCGCAGCTCGCGCAATCGCTCGGGCCGCAAGCCGCGGATCGCGTCGCGAAGATGCAGCAGGCGAACGACGCGTGGCGCGCGAAGTACGACGCGTATGCGGCGCAGCGCGCGCAGATCGATGCGCAGAACCTGTCGCCGCAGGATCGCGACGCGCAGGTCGCGCAACTGCGGCAGCGCTATTTCACGGAGCCGGGCGAGGCGTTGCGCGCGGCGTCGCTCGATCGCGGCAGCGCGGCGACGCAGACGCAGTAGCGCGTCGTGCGCATGCGGTGCGCGCTCGGGCATGCCGCGCGTCGGCGCGCATCACGCGACGCGCCGCTTCGCGGCCCGATTCAGATCCGCTTCGATCGTTTGCGCGAGCGTGTCGAACGCGGGCGCGATGCGCTCGTTCGGCACGCACGCATAGCCGAGCAGCAGCCCGTCGCGCGCGGTCTCCGCATGGTTGTAGTAGGTGGTGAGCGGCCGCACGATCACGCCCGCGTCGAACGCGGTTTGCGTGATCGCGCGATCGTCGCAGCCCTTCGGCAGTCCGATCACGAGATGCAGGCCGGCTTCGTCGCCCATCACCGGCAGCGCATCGCCGAAGCGAGCGTGGATCGCGTCGATCAGCAATTGCCGGCGCTCGCCGTACAGCGCGCGCATCCGGCGCACGTGCGACGTCAGATAGCCGTCCATGATGAATTCGGCGAGCACGGCCTGCTGCATCAGTTGTCCTTCGCGATACAGCTCGGACAGCCCCGTCCTGAACGTCTCGACGAGATGCTCGGGCACGACCATGTAGCCGAGCCGCAGGCTCGGAAACAGCATCTTGCCGAGGCTGCCGACGTAGATCACGCGGCCCGCTTCGTCGAGCCCCTGCAGCGACGCGAGCGGCCGGCTGCCGTAGCGGAACTCGCTGTCGTAGTCGTCCTCGATGATCCAGCACTGATGCTGCCGCGCATATTCGAGCAGCATCCGGCGGCGCGCGAGGCTCATCACCATGCCGAGCGGATACTGATGCGACGGCGTGACGAGCGCGAGCCGCGGCGGATGCTTCAAATCCTGCGGACGCGGCGCGAGTCCTTCCTGATCGACGGGCACGGGAGCGAGCACGAGTCCCGCCGCCTGCAGCACGCTGCGCACGCCCCAGTAGCACGGCTCCTCGACCCACGCGCGATCGCCGACGTCCGCGAGCAGCCGCACCGACAGATCGATCGATTGATGAATCCCGGTCGTGATGACGATCTGGTCGGGCGAGCATTTGACCGAGCGCGCGACGCGCAAATAATCGGACAGCGCGCGGCGCAGCGGCCGGTAGCCGCCGCCCGGCGCGTAGGTCAGCAGCTCGGGATTCGCTTCCTTCCATAGCCGCGCCTGCAAGCGGCTCCACGTGCGCGTCGGAAACTCCGACACGTCCGGCACGCCCGGCATGAACGCGCCCCATTGGCGGCGCGACACGCCCGCGTACTTGATCAACTGCGTGCCGCGCGCGGACAGTGCGCCGTGCGCGCGCTGCCGTGCGGCAGCGGATTCGTCCGATGCATGCGCGGGCGCGCCGGCTTGCGCGCGCATCGCCGCCGCGTCGGGACGCGTGTCGGCGACGTAGGTGCCGCTGCCCGTCGTCGTCAGCACGTAGCCTTCCGTCGTCAGCTGGTCGTACACGTGCAGAACCGTGTTGCGCGCGATCGCGAGATCGGTGGCGAGCGTGCGCGAGCTCGGCAGCTTCGTGCCGGGCGTGAGCTCCCCCGACAGGATCGCCTGCTGCATCAGGCGCAGCAGTTGCCGGTACATCGGCTCGGCCGAGCGCCGCTCGAGTCGCGCGGCAAGCCAGTCGGAAAGGATCACGGTGTCCAAAGTGGTTCTATCGAAAATATTGAAATGGTTCCCTATTGTAGGACCGTGTGCGCCGTATAGTGAATCGCATCTCGAAATACCGAGCCAAGACGAAAAGGGGACGGGACGATGAAGACCGATGATGTGATCGTCAGCTTTCGCGGCGTGCGCAAGACCTACGACGGCGAAACGCTCGTCGTCAAATCGCTCGATCTGGATATCCGGCGGGGCGAATTCCTGACGCTGCTCGGGCCGTCCGGCTCGGGCAAGACCACTTGCCTGATGATGCTCGCGGGCTTCGAGTTCCCGACGGGCGGCGAAATCCGCCTCGACGGCGAGCTGCTGAACAACGTGCCGCCGCACAAGCGCAATATCGGCATGGTGTTCCAGAACTATGCGCTCTTTCCTCATCTGACCGTCGAGCAGAACGTCGACTATCCGCTGAGCGTGCGCCGGATGTCCGCCGCCGAGCGCAAGGACCGCGTCGCGGCCGCGCTGCGGATGGTGCAGATGGAGCGCTTCGCGAAGCGTTATCCGGCGCAGCTGTCGGGCGGTCAGCAACAGCGGATCGCGCTGGCGCGCGCGCTCGTGTTCGAGCCGAAGCTCGTGCTGATGGACGAGCCGCTCGGCGCGCTCGACAAGCAGCTGCGCGAACACATGCAGTACGAACTGAAAGCGCTGCATGAAAAGCTCGGGCTCACCTTCGTCTACGTGACGCACGATCAAGGCGAGGCACTGACGATGTCCGATCGCGTCGCGGTGTTCGACAAGGGCATCGTGCAGCAGCTCGACACCGTCGATCGGCTCTACGAATCGCCGTGCAACGAGTTCGTCGCGAACTTCATCGGCGACAGCAACCGGCTGCGCGGCACGGTCGCGAGCGTGAACGGCGAGTTCTGCGAATTCCGGCTCGACGACGGCACGCATCTCGTCGGCCTGAACACAGGCAACGCGCAAGCGGGCGCGACCGGCATCGCATGCATCCGCCCCGAGCGGATGAACGTCGCGCCGGGCAACGGCCATGCGGCGAACGGCACGGCGAATGCGCTGTCGGGCGAAGCGCGCAGCCTCATCTATTTCGGCGATCACGTCCGGATGCGCTGCGCGCTGCCGGGACAGGACGAATGCTTCGTCAAGGTGCCGCTCGGCACCGGCGCGCTCGCCGCGTTCACGCCGGGCGCGCCGATTTCGCTCGAGTTCCGGCCCGAGCATCTGCGGGTCTTCGCATGAACGCGAGGCCGCGCGTCACGCGTCGCGTTTCGCACAACCACCACGCTTCACCTGTCACGAGAGGAAACATCATGATTCACGCATTCAACACGCCGCGCCGCGCGGTTGCGCTGCTGTCGCTCGCCGCGTTCTGCACGACGGCGGGTGCGGCCGAACTGACCGTCGTCAACTTCGGCGGCGCGAACGGCGACGCGCAGAAGGCCGCGTTCAACCAGCCGTTCGAGAAGACGACCGGCAACAAGGTCACGGCCGTCGAGTACAACGGCGAGCAGGCGAAAGTGAAGGCGATGGTCGAGGCGAAGCACGTGAACTGGGACGTCGTCGAAGTCGAGTCGGGCGATCTGAACCGCGGCTGCGACGAAGGCCTGTACGAGAAGCTCGACTGGGCGAAGATCGCAAAGAAATCCGATCTGATTCCCGAGTCGCCGCAGACGTGCGGCGTCGGCTTCTTCGTGTGGTCGACGGCGCTCGCGTACAACGCGGACAAGCTGAAGAGCGCGCCCGCCGGCTGGGCCGATTTCTGGGACGTGAAGAAATTCCCCGGCAAGCGCGGGATGCGCAAGGGCGCGCGCTACAACCTCGAGTTCGCGCTGATGGCGGACGGCGTCGCGCCGAAGGACGTCTACAAGGTGCTCGCGACGAAGGCGGGCCAGGATCGCGCGTTCAAGAAGCTCGACGAGCTGAAGCCGAACATCCAGTGGTGGGAGGCCGGCGCGCAGCCGCCGCAATTCCTCGTCGCCGGCGACGTCGTGATGTCGAGCGCGTACAACGGCCGGATCGACGCCGCGCAGAAGGAAGGGAAGAACCTGAAGGTCGTCTGGAACGGCAGCATCTACGATCTGGACTACTGGGCGATTCCGAAGGGCTCGCCGAACAAGGCGCTCGCCGAGCAGTACATCGCGTACACGCTGACGTCCAAGCCGCAGCAGGACTACGCGCACCACATCGCGTACGGCCCGGCGAACGTGACGGCGATCAAGTCGCTCGACGCGAAGACGCTCGCGAATCTGCCGAATTCGCCGACGAACGGCAAGAGCGCGGTGCTGCAGAACATCACGTTCTGGACCGATCACGGCGACGAGCTCGAGCAGCGCTTCGCCGCGTGGGCGTCGAAGTGACGGCCGCGTGAGCCGATGAAGCAACCGGCCGCGCGCGTCACGGCGGCGCGCGCGGCGTTCCTCCGAATGGCGTTTCGGCCGGAGACTACCGTTGAATACGATGACGATCGCTACGCAGTCGGCGCCGCCGACTCACTCGCTCAAGCGTGAACTGAAAGCGGCCGAGGCCAGGAAGCGCGCGATGGCGTTGCTGCTCGTCGCGCCGCTCGCGATATTCCTGCTGCTCGTGTTCGTGGTCCCGATCGGCGCGCTGCTCACGCGCGCCGTGCAGAATCCCGAGATCGCGACCGCGCTGCCGCATACGGTCGCCGCGCTCGCGGACTGGGACCGCAAGGCGCCGCCCGGCGACGCCGCCTACGTGGCGCTCGCGGCCGACCTCACGCAGGCCGCCGACGGCGAGGCGATGGGCGCGCTCGCGCGGCGCCTGAACACCGAGATTCCCGGCTATCGGTCGCTCGTCGCGAAGACCGCGCGCGCGATGCCGTTGGCGGGCGACGCGAAAGCGGCGCTCACGCCCGCGCAGACGCACGCGAAGCTGATCGAGCTCGACGAGCGCTGGGGCGACCCCGCTTACTGGCAGGCGATCGCGAAGAACGGCGGCCGCTATTCGCCGTTCTATCTGCTCGCGGCACTCGATCACCGGCAGGACGGCTTCGGCCGGGTCGTGCCCGCCGATCCCGATCAATCGATCTATCTCGCGATCTTCGGGCGCACGCTCGTGATCGGCTTCGCGGTCACGCTGTTCGCGCTGCTGCTCGGCTATCCGCTCGCGTACTGGATCTCGACGCTGCCCGAGCGGCGCGCGAATCTCGCGATGATCCTCGTGCTGATTCCGTTCTGGACGTCGGTGCTCGTGCGCGTCGCCGCATGGATCGTGCTGCTGCAAAGCGAAGGGCTCGTCAATCGCGCGCTGATCGACGTCGGGCTGATCTCGCAGCCGCTCGCGCTGCTGTTCAATCGCGTCGGCGTCTACATCTCGATGACGCACATCCTGCTGCCGTTCATGATCCTGCCGCTCTACAGCGTGATGAAGTCGATTCCGCCGAGCTATCAGCGCGCGGCGGTGTCGCTCGGCAGCCACCCGTTCGCCGCGTTCTGGCGCGTGTACGTGCCGCAGACCTATCCGGGCATCGGCGCGGGCGCGCTGCTCGTGTTCATTCTCGCGATCGGCTACTACATCACGCCCGCGTTGCTCGGCGGTCCGAACGATCAGATGGTCAGCTACTACGTCGCGTACTTCACGAACGTGACGATCAACTGGGGGATGGCGTGCGCGCTCGGCGGCCTGCTGCTCGCCGCGACGCTCGCGCTGTACGCGCTCTACGGCCGCTTCACCCGCACGCAATTGAGCCTCGGCTGAGCGAAACCGGACGAACCAGGGAAACGAACATGAAACTGCTTGCGAAGCCGCTCTTTGCACCGCACGCGTCGATTGCCGAGCGTGCGTGGCATTTCGCGCTGCGCGGCCTCGTCGTGCTGACGCTCTTGTATCTGATCCTGCCCGTGCTCGCGATCGTGCCGCTGTCGTTCTCGTCGAGCACGTTCCTCGTCTATCCGATCCCGGGCTTCTCGATGCGCTGGTACGAGAACCTGCTCGCGTCCGACGAGTGGCGGATGGCCGCGAAGAACAGCTTCATCGTGGCGCCCGCCGCGACGCTCGTCGCGACCGTGCTCGGCACGCTCGCCGCGATCGGCCTGACGAAAAGCGATTTTCGCGGCAAGGGCCTGCTGATGGCGGTGCTGCTGTCGCCGATGATCGTGCCCGTCGTCGTCATGGGCGTCGGCATGTATCTGTTCTTCGCGCCGCTCGGCCTCGCGAACACGTACACGGGGCTCATCTGCGCGCACGCGGCGCTCGGCGTGCCGTTCGTCGTGACGACCGTCGCCGCGACGCTGCAGGGCTTCAATCAGAACCTCGTGCGCGCGAGCCTGTCGCTCGGCGCGAATCCGGTGACGACATTCTTCCGCGTGACGCTGCCCGTGATCGCGCCGGGCGTGATGTCGGGCGCGCTGTTCGCGTTCGCGACGTCGTTCGACGAAGTGGTCGTCACGCTGTTCCTCGCGGGCGCCGATCAGACGACGCTGCCGCGCCAGATGTTCACCGGCATTCGCGAGAACATCAGCCCGACGATCGCCGCGCTCGCGACGATCCTCATCGTCTTCTCGACCTGTCTGCTGCTCGCGCTCGAATGGCTTCGCGGACGCAATGCGAAGCGTGCGGTGAGCTGAAACTTCGGTATGCAGACCAGCGCGGCGCGTCCTCCGGTCACGCGCCGCGCTTGTCGTCCGCTGCCTGCCGATTCAGGCCTGGCATCTGCTGCTCACGCCGGCGAGCGCCGGCTTAGTTGAAGCCGCCCGACTGGATCAGCTGGTTCAGGTTCGAGATGTTGATGCTGCCCCAGCCGGTCGGGTAGTCCCAGCCGGTCGACGCGTTGTAGCCGTACCCCTGATAGCCGTTGTTGCCGGACGTGACGTCGTAGCGCACGAGCGACGAATGCGTCGGGATCGAATGATAGAAGCGCGCGGCCGGAAAGCCGAGATTCGCACCGTTCGCCGACAGGATCCGCGCCCAGAAGCCGCTGAAGATCGGCGCGGACAGGCTCGTGCCGCCGATCTGCTGCAACTGGCCGTAGTTGTAGATGTACGCGCCCGTGCTTTGCGCGGCGTCGAACGATACGTCCGGCAGCTTGCGGTTGCTGCCCGACTGCCACGACGGATTCGGCAGGATCGTGCTGACGCCGCCGCCCGTCGCCCACAGCTTGCCGTTGCCGTCGAGCCCTTCGTTCCACACGGTCTCGTTCGAGAACGCGCCCGACGACGACGTGTAGAGCGTCGTGCCGCCGATCGCGAGCACGTGCGGCGACGATGCCGGCCACGATACCGAGTAGTTCGAGCCGTCCGGGTAGCCGCGGTTGTTGCACTCGTAGACGCCTTCGTCGCCCGACGACACGGCGAACGTCTGGCCCTGCGCGACCGCTTGCGTGAAGATCTGCTCTTCGGCGGCGAGCGTGCCGTCCGCGTTCGCATCGGTTTCGCACCAGCCGAGCGACACGTTGATCACTTTCGCCGTGTTGTCCGATACGGCTTGGTTGAACGCTTGCGTGAGGCCGGTGTTGCCCGATGCGTTGAGATCGGCCATGTAGAAGATCAGTTGGCCGACCTGACCGCCCGCGGAGCCGACGATCGACTGGCTGTCGAGATCCCATTCGCCCTGGCCTTCCTGATC
This genomic stretch from Burkholderia oklahomensis C6786 harbors:
- a CDS encoding DUF2946 domain-containing protein; amino-acid sequence: MPNRFRKLTAWLGMLAIWLAIVAPLVSQASARPAAPSDAVICGDGHHAQPAEAGAAHGAPAPGAAAHHALHLDACGYCAFFAHSPAIGTAAPAAFAVHAAAVAPSIAPRAAAPSLARYNRAYPRAPPKDA
- a CDS encoding TonB-dependent copper receptor; this translates as MTSKFLRHAHAARADRARRRRRAISLTVPALAAGAFNLAPAVAQTADAAHLHDAAGMTAGTTADAPVLPTIEVVAAPESTPLVVVTDPKAPRQPLPASDGADYLKTIPGFASIRSGGTNGDPVLRGMFGSRLNIVANGMPTLGACPGRMDAPTSYIAPESYDKVTVVKGPQTVLYGPGASAGTVLFERVTPRFKANGMRFDGSVVGGSFGRNDQNVDVTAGTPDFYGRVTANHAHSQDYEDGNGRTVPSQWDKWNADAALGWTPDDNTRLELTAGTGDGYARYAGRGMDGAHFRRETFGLKFDKKHIGDVLDRIEAQVFYNEADHVMDNYTLRMPDPTSSMPMRMASEVRRRTLGARVAATLRFTDAFKLVTGVDAQSNRLDSRSAMGMQNYGDKPWNPQANMWNAGAFGELTWYASDVSRVIGGARIDYAAARDKRATTGGMMSMRNPTFDDLRSRVLPSGFVRYERDLASLPVTWYAGIGHAERFPDYWELFSAKRGPSGSVNAFSATEPEKTTQLDIGAQYKSDKLDAWVSAYAGYVQDFILFDYATGPMGQTTQATNVNAQIMGGELGASWRPLAPWRFDASLAYAWGRNVQSGAPLPQMPPLEARFGVEYSRGPWSAGGLWRVVAPQHRYALNEGNVVGKDFGPSAGFGVLSLHAQYNVSKAVQISVGIDNVLDKAYAEHLNLAGNAGFGYPANLPVTEPGRTAWIRLSTKL
- a CDS encoding esterase/lipase family protein is translated as MARSMRSKAVAAAVAFAMSAAPAASVGTFLSLAGTQSAVAATTAVDDYAATKYPIILVHGLTGTDKYANVLEYWYGITEDLQAHGATVYVANLSGFQSDDGPNGRGEQLLAYVQQVLAATGASKVNLIGHSQGGLTSRYVAAVAPQLVASVTTIGTPHRGSEFADFVQTVLAYDPTGLSSTVIAAFVNVFGILTSSNNNTNQDALAALKTLTTSQTATYNQNYPSAGLGAPGSCQTGAPTETVGGSTHLLYSWGGTAIQPTLSILGVTGAVDTSTIPVVDPANALDPSTLAMLGSGTVMINRGSGANDGLVSRCSSLYGQVLSTSYKWNHLDEINQLLGVRGAYAEDPVAVIRTHANRLKTQGV
- a CDS encoding lipase secretion chaperone, giving the protein MTGEGGIARRVALYGVAGVVAAGAVWYVVGAPAKHDAGASGVAPVVASSAPAAAAASADAGSGAGALPASLAGSSAPRLPLDARGHLAKARAVRDFFDYWLSAQNELSAAALDALVSREIAAQLDGTIAQGEALDVWKRYRAYLDQLAKLPDGGAPGNKFDLATLQLALDQRESIASRTLGDWSAPFFGDEQQRQRYDLARLKIMRDASLTDAQKAARLAALEQQLPLDQRAEQAREKQQNDAVARIAQLQKSGASPDEMRAQLAQSLGPQAADRVAKMQQANDAWRAKYDAYAAQRAQIDAQNLSPQDRDAQVAQLRQRYFTEPGEALRAASLDRGSAATQTQ
- a CDS encoding PLP-dependent aminotransferase family protein; the encoded protein is MDTVILSDWLAARLERRSAEPMYRQLLRLMQQAILSGELTPGTKLPSSRTLATDLAIARNTVLHVYDQLTTEGYVLTTTGSGTYVADTRPDAAAMRAQAGAPAHASDESAAARQRAHGALSARGTQLIKYAGVSRRQWGAFMPGVPDVSEFPTRTWSRLQARLWKEANPELLTYAPGGGYRPLRRALSDYLRVARSVKCSPDQIVITTGIHQSIDLSVRLLADVGDRAWVEEPCYWGVRSVLQAAGLVLAPVPVDQEGLAPRPQDLKHPPRLALVTPSHQYPLGMVMSLARRRMLLEYARQHQCWIIEDDYDSEFRYGSRPLASLQGLDEAGRVIYVGSLGKMLFPSLRLGYMVVPEHLVETFRTGLSELYREGQLMQQAVLAEFIMDGYLTSHVRRMRALYGERRQLLIDAIHARFGDALPVMGDEAGLHLVIGLPKGCDDRAITQTAFDAGVIVRPLTTYYNHAETARDGLLLGYACVPNERIAPAFDTLAQTIEADLNRAAKRRVA
- a CDS encoding ABC transporter ATP-binding protein, which encodes MKTDDVIVSFRGVRKTYDGETLVVKSLDLDIRRGEFLTLLGPSGSGKTTCLMMLAGFEFPTGGEIRLDGELLNNVPPHKRNIGMVFQNYALFPHLTVEQNVDYPLSVRRMSAAERKDRVAAALRMVQMERFAKRYPAQLSGGQQQRIALARALVFEPKLVLMDEPLGALDKQLREHMQYELKALHEKLGLTFVYVTHDQGEALTMSDRVAVFDKGIVQQLDTVDRLYESPCNEFVANFIGDSNRLRGTVASVNGEFCEFRLDDGTHLVGLNTGNAQAGATGIACIRPERMNVAPGNGHAANGTANALSGEARSLIYFGDHVRMRCALPGQDECFVKVPLGTGALAAFTPGAPISLEFRPEHLRVFA
- a CDS encoding ABC transporter substrate-binding protein, which gives rise to MIHAFNTPRRAVALLSLAAFCTTAGAAELTVVNFGGANGDAQKAAFNQPFEKTTGNKVTAVEYNGEQAKVKAMVEAKHVNWDVVEVESGDLNRGCDEGLYEKLDWAKIAKKSDLIPESPQTCGVGFFVWSTALAYNADKLKSAPAGWADFWDVKKFPGKRGMRKGARYNLEFALMADGVAPKDVYKVLATKAGQDRAFKKLDELKPNIQWWEAGAQPPQFLVAGDVVMSSAYNGRIDAAQKEGKNLKVVWNGSIYDLDYWAIPKGSPNKALAEQYIAYTLTSKPQQDYAHHIAYGPANVTAIKSLDAKTLANLPNSPTNGKSAVLQNITFWTDHGDELEQRFAAWASK